From a region of the Paraburkholderia hospita genome:
- a CDS encoding tetratricopeptide repeat protein, translated as MKLLSLRAMRIASRAIVLTALTAGAAAQAQSKTPPASDMETQTAVADYNAGNFTSALAEFRKAAQRGSRLAEFNYAMMLLNGEGAPANVEEGKKWLRKAADANMSHAQYVYGKMYDDGEFVGRDPAEAHQWFLKAAQQGHIQAELALANQFLDGRGTARDNQQAFFWYKKAAEGGDMTAQYVTGSFYERGGDGVTQNLNVARAYYAAAAAQGDPAARLKYQQLSTQLRESHEAKPQ; from the coding sequence ATGAAGCTGTTGTCGTTACGCGCGATGCGCATTGCAAGCCGTGCCATCGTGCTGACCGCTCTGACGGCGGGCGCGGCGGCACAGGCGCAGAGCAAGACGCCACCCGCGTCGGATATGGAAACGCAAACGGCCGTTGCCGATTACAACGCGGGCAATTTCACCTCCGCGCTCGCCGAGTTTCGCAAGGCCGCGCAGCGCGGCAGCCGCCTCGCCGAGTTCAACTACGCGATGATGCTGCTCAACGGCGAGGGCGCCCCTGCGAATGTCGAAGAAGGCAAGAAGTGGCTGCGCAAAGCCGCCGACGCGAACATGTCGCACGCGCAATACGTGTACGGCAAGATGTACGACGATGGCGAGTTCGTCGGGCGCGATCCTGCGGAAGCGCATCAATGGTTTCTGAAGGCTGCGCAGCAAGGGCATATCCAGGCCGAGCTGGCGCTGGCGAACCAGTTTCTCGATGGGCGCGGCACCGCGCGTGATAACCAGCAGGCGTTCTTCTGGTACAAGAAGGCGGCCGAGGGCGGCGACATGACCGCGCAGTACGTGACGGGCTCGTTCTACGAGCGCGGCGGCGATGGCGTGACGCAGAACCTGAACGTCGCGCGAGCCTATTACGCCGCGGCGGCCGCGCAGGGCGACCCGGCGGCGCGGCTCAAATATCAGCAGCTCAGCACCCAGTTACGCGAATCGCATGAAGCGAAGCCGCAATGA
- the rodA gene encoding rod shape-determining protein RodA, whose translation MQIDKRAWLERFKKMFAGFDRPLALIVFLLLCVGIVTLYSASLDVPGRVEDQLRNIILTFALMWVLANIPPTTLMRFAVPLYTFGVALLIAVALFGLTRKGAKRWINVGVVIQPSEILKIATPLMLAWYYQRREGNIRWWDYIVGVLILAVPVGLIAKQPDLGTAVLVFAAGFFVIYFAGLSFKLIVPVLIAGVIAVGAIATFQDKICQPEVQWPLMHDYQKHRICTLLDPTSDPLGKGFHTIQAVIAIGSGGPLGKGWLKGTQAHLEFIPEKHTDFIFAVFSEEFGLAGGIVLLTLYMALIARGLYIAANGATLFGRLLAGSLTMAFFTYAFVNIGMVSGILPVVGVPLPFMSYGGTALTTLGFAIGLIMSVARQKRLMQS comes from the coding sequence ATGCAAATCGACAAGCGCGCCTGGCTCGAACGCTTCAAGAAGATGTTCGCGGGCTTCGATCGCCCGCTCGCACTGATCGTGTTTCTGCTGCTGTGCGTCGGCATCGTGACGCTGTACAGCGCGAGCCTCGACGTGCCCGGCCGCGTCGAAGACCAGCTGCGCAACATCATCCTGACGTTCGCGCTGATGTGGGTGCTGGCTAATATCCCACCCACGACGCTGATGCGCTTCGCCGTCCCGCTCTACACATTCGGGGTCGCGTTACTGATTGCCGTGGCGCTATTCGGCCTCACGCGCAAGGGCGCCAAGCGCTGGATCAACGTCGGCGTGGTGATCCAGCCATCGGAGATTCTCAAGATCGCGACCCCGCTGATGCTCGCGTGGTACTACCAGCGCCGCGAAGGCAACATCCGCTGGTGGGATTACATCGTCGGCGTGCTAATTCTCGCGGTGCCCGTCGGGCTGATCGCGAAGCAGCCCGACCTCGGCACGGCCGTGCTCGTGTTCGCAGCGGGCTTCTTCGTCATCTATTTCGCGGGGCTGAGCTTCAAGCTGATCGTCCCTGTGTTGATTGCAGGCGTGATTGCTGTCGGCGCAATCGCGACGTTCCAGGACAAGATCTGTCAGCCCGAAGTGCAATGGCCGCTGATGCATGACTACCAGAAGCACCGCATCTGCACGCTGCTCGATCCGACGTCGGACCCATTGGGCAAAGGCTTCCACACCATTCAGGCCGTCATCGCGATCGGCTCGGGCGGCCCGCTTGGCAAGGGCTGGTTGAAGGGCACGCAGGCGCACCTCGAGTTCATTCCCGAGAAACACACTGACTTCATCTTCGCGGTGTTCTCCGAGGAGTTCGGCCTGGCAGGCGGCATAGTGTTGTTGACGCTCTATATGGCGCTGATCGCGCGCGGGTTGTACATCGCGGCGAACGGCGCGACGCTATTCGGCCGATTACTGGCCGGCTCGCTGACGATGGCGTTCTTCACCTACGCGTTCGTGAACATCGGTATGGTGAGCGGGATTCTTCCCGTGGTCGGCGTGCCGTTGCCGTTCATGAGCTACGGCGGCACCGCGCTGACGACGCTCGGTTTCGCGATCGGGCTCATCATGAGCGTCGCGCGACAGAAGCGTCTGATGCAAAGCTGA
- the mrdA gene encoding penicillin-binding protein 2 has translation MTEFKDTQQQLTKFRLRVAAAGLFVFVCFGLIVFRFLFLQVWHYSKYSLQADENRISVAPIVPNRGIITDRNGVVLAKNYSAYTLELTPSKLNDTLDNVIDNLATVISIDARDRRRFRKLQEDSKNFESLPIRTRLTDDEVARFTAQRFRFPGVEVRARLFRQYPLGPTAAHVIGYIGRISQRDQDKIDDASDQNDSDPEHYDARLDANNYKGTDYIGKIGVEQSYETELHGLTGFEEVEVTAGGRPVRTLSRTQATPGNNLVLSLDIGLQQVAEQAFAGRRGALVAIEPSTGDVLAFVSAPSFDPNSFVDGIDQQTWDELNNSPDHPLLNRPLHGTYPPGSTYKPFMALAALTLHKRTPQWGFQDPGSYTFGGHTFRNDVPQGQGWIDMNRAIMVSNDTYFYMLAHDLGVNAIAGFMKPWGFGQITGIDIVGEARGILPSTDWKRKAYRKPEQQRWYEGETISLGIGQGYNSYTILQLAHATATLANNGTVMKPHLVKEIENPITRALRATVPKDDGRIDVKQSDIDVVKRGMENVTMNPSGTAYQVFRNAAYVSAGKTGTAQVFSLQGAKYHGHALAEHLRDHALFIAFAPADNPKIAVALIVENGGWGAQAAGPIARRVLDYYLVDRMKPGVEQAAVVAAASATEETSAPVIGSAPVAPTGDIQPVAVAAGFKPLPLPAGAPTPHAAPASDASGAVATSGAASASAPVAASAAAPRAASASKPAKAPRVASATVAPSPAASDTAATTAAAPVKASDARKSPRKPRPASESRPVAAAPSRNEETQAVPRGPVSGGIDE, from the coding sequence ATGACCGAATTCAAGGACACCCAGCAGCAGCTCACGAAATTCCGCCTGCGCGTCGCGGCGGCGGGGCTGTTCGTGTTCGTCTGCTTCGGGCTGATCGTGTTCCGCTTCCTGTTCCTGCAGGTCTGGCACTACAGCAAATATTCGCTGCAAGCCGACGAAAACCGCATCTCGGTTGCGCCGATCGTGCCGAATCGCGGCATCATCACCGACCGCAACGGCGTCGTGCTCGCCAAGAACTACTCGGCCTACACGCTCGAACTCACGCCGTCGAAGCTGAACGACACGCTCGACAACGTGATCGACAATCTCGCGACCGTCATCAGTATCGACGCACGTGACCGCCGGCGCTTCCGCAAGCTGCAGGAAGACTCGAAGAACTTCGAGAGCCTCCCGATCCGCACACGCCTGACCGACGACGAAGTCGCGCGCTTCACAGCGCAGCGTTTCCGCTTCCCTGGCGTCGAAGTGCGCGCCCGCCTGTTCCGCCAATATCCGCTCGGACCGACGGCGGCGCATGTGATCGGCTATATCGGGCGCATTTCGCAGCGCGACCAGGACAAGATCGACGACGCCAGCGATCAGAACGACAGCGATCCCGAGCACTACGATGCGCGCCTCGACGCGAACAACTACAAGGGCACCGACTACATCGGCAAGATCGGTGTCGAGCAGAGCTACGAGACGGAGTTGCACGGGCTGACAGGCTTCGAAGAAGTCGAAGTGACGGCGGGCGGCCGGCCCGTGCGCACGCTGTCGCGTACGCAGGCGACGCCGGGCAATAACCTCGTGCTGTCGCTCGATATCGGCTTGCAGCAGGTCGCCGAGCAGGCGTTCGCTGGCCGCCGCGGCGCGCTCGTCGCGATCGAACCATCGACAGGCGACGTGCTCGCGTTCGTGTCCGCACCGAGCTTCGATCCGAATTCGTTTGTCGACGGCATCGACCAGCAGACCTGGGACGAACTGAACAACTCGCCCGATCACCCGCTGCTGAACCGTCCGCTACACGGCACGTATCCGCCCGGCTCGACGTACAAGCCGTTCATGGCGCTCGCCGCACTGACGCTGCATAAGCGCACGCCGCAGTGGGGCTTCCAGGATCCGGGCTCGTACACGTTCGGCGGTCACACGTTCCGCAACGACGTGCCGCAGGGTCAGGGCTGGATCGACATGAATCGCGCGATCATGGTGTCGAACGACACCTACTTCTACATGCTCGCGCACGATCTCGGCGTCAACGCGATCGCCGGCTTTATGAAACCGTGGGGCTTCGGCCAGATAACGGGCATCGATATCGTCGGCGAAGCGCGCGGCATCCTGCCTTCGACGGACTGGAAGCGCAAGGCGTATCGCAAGCCGGAACAGCAGCGCTGGTACGAAGGCGAGACGATCAGCCTCGGCATCGGCCAGGGCTACAACTCGTACACGATTCTTCAACTCGCGCATGCGACGGCGACGCTCGCGAACAACGGCACGGTGATGAAGCCGCACCTTGTGAAGGAGATCGAGAATCCGATCACCCGGGCACTGCGCGCTACCGTGCCGAAGGACGACGGACGCATCGACGTGAAGCAGTCCGATATCGACGTAGTGAAGCGTGGCATGGAAAACGTGACGATGAACCCATCGGGCACTGCGTATCAGGTGTTCCGCAATGCCGCGTATGTGTCGGCGGGCAAGACGGGGACGGCGCAGGTGTTCTCGCTGCAAGGCGCGAAGTACCACGGCCACGCGCTCGCTGAACATCTGCGCGACCACGCGCTCTTCATCGCGTTTGCCCCTGCCGACAATCCGAAAATCGCGGTCGCGCTAATCGTTGAAAATGGCGGCTGGGGCGCGCAAGCGGCAGGCCCGATCGCGCGGCGGGTGCTCGACTATTACCTCGTCGACCGCATGAAACCGGGCGTCGAGCAGGCAGCCGTCGTGGCGGCTGCGTCGGCGACGGAGGAAACGTCGGCGCCCGTCATCGGTAGCGCGCCGGTAGCGCCCACCGGCGACATTCAGCCTGTCGCCGTCGCGGCTGGCTTCAAGCCATTGCCGTTGCCCGCGGGCGCACCGACGCCGCATGCGGCGCCTGCGTCGGATGCTTCTGGCGCCGTCGCGACGTCGGGCGCAGCCTCGGCTTCGGCGCCTGTCGCTGCCTCAGCCGCAGCGCCGCGAGCCGCGTCGGCATCGAAGCCGGCCAAGGCGCCGCGCGTCGCATCGGCCACAGTCGCGCCGTCGCCCGCTGCATCTGACACGGCAGCAACCACGGCTGCGGCACCCGTCAAGGCGTCCGACGCCCGCAAGTCCCCACGCAAACCCCGTCCGGCCAGCGAATCGCGGCCGGTCGCTGCCGCGCCGTCGCGTAACGAGGAAACGCAGGCCGTGCCGCGCGGTCCCGTTTCCGGCGGCATCGACGAGTAA
- a CDS encoding HpcH/HpaI aldolase family protein, with protein sequence MSTFTNPLKLRLKDPDPLFGLWLSLGSDSAAEALAHAGFDWLLIDMEHAPNDSSDVTGQLRAIAAAHLPTEPVVRLPAVEPWLVKRVLDAGARTLMFPNIETADEAAHAVRLTQYATADAPDGLRGVAGAVRAAAYGMRRDYLQNANAQIANIVQIESQRALANLEQIAATQGIDCLFVGPADLAASLGHLGDSKHPEVQDAMKHILDVAHRARVATGIFAMDVASARQYRSEGFRFIALAADVMWLLRTTRQALQEARS encoded by the coding sequence ATGAGCACCTTCACGAATCCACTCAAGCTGCGTCTCAAGGACCCGGACCCGCTGTTCGGCCTATGGCTGTCGCTGGGCAGCGATAGCGCTGCGGAAGCGCTCGCGCACGCCGGTTTCGACTGGCTGCTGATCGACATGGAGCATGCGCCCAACGACAGCAGCGACGTCACCGGCCAATTGCGCGCGATTGCTGCGGCGCATCTGCCGACCGAGCCTGTCGTGCGTCTGCCCGCCGTCGAGCCGTGGCTCGTCAAGCGCGTGCTCGATGCGGGCGCGCGCACGCTGATGTTTCCGAACATCGAGACGGCCGACGAAGCGGCTCATGCCGTGCGCCTGACGCAATACGCGACGGCTGATGCACCCGATGGTCTACGCGGGGTCGCCGGCGCTGTGCGCGCTGCGGCTTATGGCATGCGGCGCGATTATCTGCAGAACGCGAACGCGCAGATCGCGAACATCGTGCAGATCGAATCGCAACGCGCGCTCGCAAATCTGGAGCAGATCGCGGCGACGCAGGGCATCGATTGCCTGTTCGTCGGACCGGCGGATCTCGCGGCGAGCCTCGGTCATCTCGGCGACTCGAAACACCCTGAAGTGCAGGACGCGATGAAGCATATTCTGGACGTCGCGCATCGTGCGCGTGTCGCGACGGGCATCTTCGCGATGGACGTCGCGAGCGCGCGGCAATACCGGTCGGAAGGCTTTCGCTTCATCGCGCTGGCCGCCGATGTGATGTGGCTGTTGCGCACCACGCGACAGGCACTGCAGGAGGCTCGGTCATGA